From a region of the Hypanus sabinus isolate sHypSab1 chromosome 2, sHypSab1.hap1, whole genome shotgun sequence genome:
- the klhl24a gene encoding kelch-like protein 24a, which produces MVLILGRRISRDDNHYQDSPITKRKVFELEQKPLTGQEVYDFSSGSSHAESILEMLNEFRNSRLFTDVIICVEGREFPCHRAILSSCSSYFRAMFCNDHRESREMLVEINGIFAEAMDQFLQYVYTGRVKITPDNVQYLFETSNLFQISAIREACAKFLEEQLDPCNCLGIQKFADTHSLKSLNSKCKGFCLQTFSEVTQHEEFLGLQKDELIDYVSSDDLVVGKEETVYESVMRWVYHDMDQRRPMMKEVLTHVRLPLLHPNYFVQTVEGDQLIQNSPECYQLLHEARRYHVLGNEMMSPRTRPRRSTGYSEVIVVVGGCERVGGFNLPYTECYDPGTGEWRSLAKLPEFTKSEYAVCALRNDILVTGGRINSRDVWMYNSQLNIWMRVACLNKGRWRHKMAVLLGKVYAVGGYDGHNRLNSVECYDSFSNRWIEVEPLKEAVSSPAVVSCISKLFVIGGGPDDNTCSDKVQCYDPTTSVWLLRAPIPIAKRCITAVSLNNLIYVAGGLTKSIYCYDPVEDYWIHAVNTFSRQESCGMSVCNGKIYILGGRKETGEASDTITCYDPATGIITAMAAMPRPISYHGCVTIHRYNEKYRP; this is translated from the exons ATGGTGTTGATCTTGGGCCGACGCATTAGCAGGGATGACAACCACTACCAAGACTCGCCCATCACCAAACGTAAAGTCTTTGAGCTTGAACAGAAGCCCTTGACTGGTCAAGAGGTTTATGACTTTTCCTCGGGCTCGTCCCATGCCGAGAGCATCCTGGAGATGTTGAATGAATTTCGGAACAGCAGGCTGTTCACTGACGTGATTATCTGTGTGGAGGGCCGAGAGTTTCCCTGCCACCGCGCCATCCTCTCTTCCTGCAGCAGCTACTTCAGAGCCATGTTCTGCAATGATCACCGTGAGAGCAGGGAGATGCTGGTGGAGATTAATGGGATATTTGCTGAAGCCATGGACCAGTTCCTGCAATATGTCTACACCGGGAGGGTAAAAATCACCCCAGACAACGTACAGTATCTCTTTGAAACTTCTAACCTCTTCCAGATCAGTGCCATCCGAGAGGCATGTGCCAAGTTCTTAGAGGAGCAGCTCGATCCTTGTAACTGCCTGGGCATCCAGAAGTTCGCCGACACGCACTCCCTGAAGTCTCTCAACTCCAAGTGCAAAGGCTTTTGCCTGCAGACGTTCTCGGAGGTCACTCAACACGAGGAGTTCCTGGGGCTGCAGAAAGACGAGCTGATAGACTACGTCTCGAGTGATGATCTGGTGGTCGGCAAGGAGGAGACAGTATACGAGTCTGTGATGCGTTGGGTCTATCATGACATGGACCAGAGGAGGCCCATGATGAAGGAGGTGCTGACCCACGTCAGGCTCCCCTTGTTACACCCCAATTACTTTGTGCAGACGGTGGAAGGAGATCAGCTGATCCAGAATTCTCCTGAGTGCTACCAACTCCTCCACGAGGCCAGGAGATACCATGTACTTGGTAATGAGATGATGTCACCACGGACTAGACCTCGCAG GTCTACAGGTTACTCTGAAGTTATTGTGGTGGTGGGAGGCTGCGAGCGTGTGGGCGGCTTCAATCTGCCTTACACAGAGTGCTATGACCCAGGGACTGGAGAGTGGAGATCGCTGGCCAAACTTCCAGAGTTCACCAAGTCCGAGTATGCAGTGTGCGCCTTGAGGAATGACATCCTAGTAACAG GTGGCAGAATCAACAGCCGTGATGTGTGGATGTATAACTCCCAGCTCAACATCTGGATGCGAGTGGCCTGTTTAAACAAAGGCAGGTGGCGCCACAAAATGGCTGTCCTTCTTGGCAAG GTCTACGCTGTGGGCGGCTACGATGGCCACAATCGACTGAACAGCGTGGAATGCTACGACTCTTTCTCCAACCGCTGGATTGAGGTTGAGCCACTTAAAGAAGCCGTCAGCTCGCCAGCTGTTGTCAGCTGTATCAGTAAGCTCTTTGTGATTGGAGGAGGACCTGATGACAACACGTGCTCTGATAAG GTTCAGTGTTATGACCCCACGACTAGTGTTTGGCTGCTGCGCGCCCCCATTCCCATTGCTAAACGATGTATTACTGCGGTTTCCTTGAATAACCTTATATACGTGGCTGGGGGTCTGACCAAGTCCATCTACTGCTACGATCCAGTCGAGGACTACTGGATACATGCGGTGAATACCTTCAGCAGACAG GAGAGTTGTGGGATGTCAGTATGCAATGGGAAGATCTACATCTTGGGTGGCAGAAAAGAAACAGGAGAGGCCTCTGACACCATCACATGTTACGACCCAGCAACAGGAATCATCACAGcaatggcagccatgcccaggcccATTTCCTACCATGGCTGTGTGACAATCCACCGATACAATGAAAAGTACAGACCTTGA